In Delphinus delphis chromosome 11, mDelDel1.2, whole genome shotgun sequence, one genomic interval encodes:
- the KCNH3 gene encoding voltage-gated inwardly rectifying potassium channel KCNH3 isoform X1 has translation MPAMRGLLAPQNTFLDTIATRFDGTHSNFVLGNAQVAGLFPVVYCSDGFCDLTGFSRAEVMQRGCACSFLYGPDTSELVRQQIRKALDEHKEFKAELILYRKSGLPFWCLLDVIPIKNEKGEVALFLVSHKDISDTKNRGGPDSWKETGGGRRRYGRAGSKGFNANRRRSRAVLYHLSGHLQKQPKGKHKLNKGVFGEKPNLPEYKVAAIRKSPFILLHCGALRATWDGFILLATLYVAVTVPYSVCVSTAREPSAARGPPSVCDLAVEVLFILDIVLNFRTTFVSKSGQVVFAPKSICLHYVSTWFLLDVIAALPFDLLHAFKVNVYFGAHLLKTLRLLRLLRLLPRLDRYSQYSAVVLTLLMAVFALLAHWVACIWFYIGQREIESSASELPEIGWLQELARRLETPYYLVGRSPAIGNSSGQSDNCSSSSSEANRTGPELLGGPSLRSAYITSLYFALSSLTSVGFGNVSANTDTEKIFSICTMLIGALMHAVVFGNVTAIIQRMYARRFLYHSRTRDLRDYIRIHRIPKPLKQRMLEYFQATWAVNNGIDTTELLQSLPDELRADIAMHLHKEVLQLPLFEAASRGCLRALSLALRPAFCTPGEYLIHQGDALQALYFVCSGSMEVLKGGTVLAILGKGDLIGCELPRREQVVKANADVKGLTYCVLQCLQLAGLHESLALYPEFAPRFSRGLRGELSYNLGAGGGPAEVDTSSLSGDNTLMSTLEEKETDGEQGPAASPAPADEPSSPLLSPSCTSSSSAAKLLSPRRPAPRHPLGGRGRPGRAGALQAEAGPSAHPQSLEGLRLPSVPWNVPPDLSPRVVDGIEDGCGSDQPKFSFRVRRSGPECSSSPSPGPENSLLTVPLGPSEVRNTDMLDKLRQAVMELSEQVLQMREGLQSLRQAVQLILAPHGEGPSPRASGEGPCPASASGLLQPLCVDTGTSSYCLQPPAGSVLSGTRPHPRPGPPPLVAPWPWGPPASQSSPWPQATAFWTSTSDSEPPGSGELCPEPSTPGPPPPEEGARTGPPEPMNQAEAASTGEPPPGAGGLALPWEPQSLEMVLIGCHGSGTVQWTQEEGTGV, from the exons ATGCCGGCCATGCGGGGACTCCTGGCGCCGCAGAACACCTTCCTGGACACCATCGCCACGCGCTTCGACGGCACGC ATAGTAACTTCGTGCTGGGCAACGCCCAGGTGGCGGGGCTCTTCCCTGTGGTCTACTGCTCTGATGGCTTCTGCGACCTCACGGGTTTCTCCCGGGCCGAGGTCATGCAGCGGGGCTGTGCCTGCTCCTTCCTCTATGGGCCAGACACCAGTGAGCTCGTCCGCCAACAGATCCGCAAGGCCCTGGATGAGCACAAGGAGTTCAAGGCCGAGCTGATCCTGTACCGGAAGAGCG GGCTCCCGTTCTGGTGTCTCCTGGATGTGATACCCATAAAGAATGAGAAAGGGGAGGTGGCCCTCTTCCTGGTCTCTCACAAGGACATCAGTGATACCAAGAACCGAGGGGGCCCCGACAGCTGGAAGGAGACAG GTGGTGGCCGACGCCGATATGGCCGGGCAGGGTCCAAAGGCTTCAATGCCAACCGGCGACGGAGCCGGGCTGTGCTCTACCACCTGTCTGGGCACCTGCAGAAGCAGCCCAAGGGCAAGCACAAGCTCAATAAG GGGGTGTTTGGAGAGAAGCCAAATTTGCCCGAGTACAAAGTCGCTGCCATCCGGAAGTCACCCTTCATCCTGCTGCACTGTGGGGCACTGAGGGCCACTTGGGACGGCTTCATCCTGCTCGCCACCCTCTACGTGGCTGTCACCGTGCCCTACAGCGTGTGCGTGAGCACAGCCCGGGAGCCCAGTGCCGCCCGTGGCCCTCCCAGCGTCTGCGACCTGGCCGTGGAGGTCCTCTTCATTCTTG ACATTGTGCTGAATTTCCGCACCACGTTCGTGTCCAAGTCGGGCCAGGTGGTGTTTGCCCCAAAGTCCATTTGCCTCCACTACGTTAGCACCTGGTTCCTGCTGGATGTCATTGCGGCGCTGCCCTTCGACCTGCTACACGCCTTCAAGGTCAACGTG tACTTCGGGGCGCATCTGCTGAAGACGCTGCGCCTGCTGCGCCTGCTGCGCCTGCTCCCGCGGTTGGACCGCTACTCGCAGTACAGCGCCGTGGTGCTGACCCTGCTCATGGCCGTGTTCGCCCTGCTCGCCCACTGGGTGGCCTGCATCTGGTTCTACATCGGCCAGCGGGAAATCGAGAGCAGCGCCTCCGAGCTGCCTGAGATCG gctggctGCAGGAGCTGGCCCGCCGACTGGAGACCCCCTACTACCTGGTGGGCCGGAGCCCAGCTATAGGGAACAGCTCTGGCCAGAGTGACAactgtagcagcagcagcagcgaggCCAACAGGACGGGGCCCGAGCTCCTGGGCGGCCCCTCACTGCGCAGCGCCTACATCACCTCCCTCTACTTCGCACTCAGCAGCCTCACCAGCGTGGGCTTCGGCAACGTGTCTGCCAACACGGACACGGAGAAGATCTTCTCCATCTGCACCATGCTCATCGGCG ccctgatGCACGCGGTGGTGTTTGGGAACGTGACGGCCATCATCCAGCGCATGTACGCCCGCCGCTTTCTGTACCACAGCCGCACCCGCGACCTGCGCGACTACATCCGCATCCACCGCATCCCCAAGCCCCTCAAGCAGCGCATGCTCGAGTACTTCCAGGCGACCTGGGCGGTGAACAACGGTATCGACACCACCGAG CTGTTGCAGAGCCTCCCGGACGAGCTCCGCGCAGACATTGCCATGCACCTTCACAAGGAGGTCCTGCAGCTGCCCCTGTTTGAGGCGGCGAGCCGCGGCTGCCTGCGGGCGCTGTCCCTGGCCCTGCGGCCCGCCTTTTGCACGCCTGGCGAGTATCTCATCCACCAAGGCGACGCCCTCCAGGCCCTCTACTTCGTCTGCTCCGGCTCCATGGAGGTGCTCAAGGGCGGCACCGTGCTCGCCATCCTAG GGAAGGGCGATCTGATTGGCTGTGAGCTGCCCCGGCGTGAGCAGGTGGTCAAGGCCAACGCCGATGTGAAGGGGCTGACGTACTGCGTCCTGCAGTGTCTGCAGCTGGCTGGCCTGCACGAGAGCCTCGCGCTGTACCCCGAGTTCGCCCCCCGCTTCAGCAGGGGCCTCCGAGGGGAGCTCAGCTACAACCTGGGTGCTGGCGGAGGCCCCGCAGAG GTGGACACCAGCTCCCTGAGCGGCGACAACACCCTCATGTCCACACTGGAGGAGAAGGAGACAGATGGGGAGCAGGGCCCCGCAGCCTCGCCAGCCCCAGCTGATGAGCCCTCCAGCCCCCTGCTGTCCCCCAGCTGCACCTCATCCTCCTCGGCCGCCAAGCTGCTATCACCACGACGACCAGCACCCCGGCACCCGCTGGGTGGCAGAGGGCGGCCGGGCAGGGCAGGAGCTTTGCAGGCTGAGGCCGGCCCCTCTGCTCACCCTCAGAGCTTAGAGGGGCTGCGGCTGCCCTCTGTGCCATGGAATGTACCCCCAGATCTGAGCCCCAG GGTAGTAGATGGCATTGAGGACGGCTGTGGCTCTGACCAGCCCAAGTTCTCTTTCCGGGTGAGGCGGTCTGGCCCAGAATGTAGCAGCAGCCCCTCTCCCGGACCAG AGAACAGCCTGCTCACTGTCCCCCTTGGGCCCAGCGAGGTGAGGAACACAGACATGCTGGACAAGCTTCGGCAGGCG gTGATGGAGCTGTCTGAGCAGGTGCTGCAGATGCGGGAGGGGCTGCAGTCCCTTCGCCAGGCTGTGCAGCTCATCCTGGCACCCCATGGGGAGGGCCCATCCCCTCGGGCGTCAGGAGAGGGGCCCTGCCCGGCCAGCGCCTCTGGGCTCCTGCAGCCTCTGTGTGTGGACACTGGGACGTCCTCCTACTGCCTGCAGCCCCCAGCTGGCTCTGTCTTGAGTGGGACCCGGCCCCACCCTCGTCCAGGGCCCCCTCCCCTCGTGGCACCCTGGCCCTGGGGCCCCCCGGCGTCTCAGAGCTCCCCCTGGCCTCAAGCCACAGCTTTTTGGACCTCCACCTCTGACTCAGAGCCCCCAGGCTCAGGAGAACTCTGCCCCGAGCCCAGCACCCCAGGCCCACCGCCTCCTGAAGAAGGGGCTAGGACTGGGCCCCCGGAGCCCATGAACCAGGCCGAGGCTGCCAGTACCGGAGAGCCGCCGCCAGGGGCAGGGGGCCTGGCCTTGCCCTGGGAACCCCAAAGCCTGGAGATGGTGCTGATTGGCTGCCACGGCTCTGGCACAGTCCAGTGGACCCAGGAAGAAGGCACAGGGGTCTGA
- the KCNH3 gene encoding voltage-gated inwardly rectifying potassium channel KCNH3 isoform X2 — MQRGCACSFLYGPDTSELVRQQIRKALDEHKEFKAELILYRKSGLPFWCLLDVIPIKNEKGEVALFLVSHKDISDTKNRGGPDSWKETGGGRRRYGRAGSKGFNANRRRSRAVLYHLSGHLQKQPKGKHKLNKGVFGEKPNLPEYKVAAIRKSPFILLHCGALRATWDGFILLATLYVAVTVPYSVCVSTAREPSAARGPPSVCDLAVEVLFILDIVLNFRTTFVSKSGQVVFAPKSICLHYVSTWFLLDVIAALPFDLLHAFKVNVYFGAHLLKTLRLLRLLRLLPRLDRYSQYSAVVLTLLMAVFALLAHWVACIWFYIGQREIESSASELPEIGWLQELARRLETPYYLVGRSPAIGNSSGQSDNCSSSSSEANRTGPELLGGPSLRSAYITSLYFALSSLTSVGFGNVSANTDTEKIFSICTMLIGALMHAVVFGNVTAIIQRMYARRFLYHSRTRDLRDYIRIHRIPKPLKQRMLEYFQATWAVNNGIDTTELLQSLPDELRADIAMHLHKEVLQLPLFEAASRGCLRALSLALRPAFCTPGEYLIHQGDALQALYFVCSGSMEVLKGGTVLAILGKGDLIGCELPRREQVVKANADVKGLTYCVLQCLQLAGLHESLALYPEFAPRFSRGLRGELSYNLGAGGGPAEVDTSSLSGDNTLMSTLEEKETDGEQGPAASPAPADEPSSPLLSPSCTSSSSAAKLLSPRRPAPRHPLGGRGRPGRAGALQAEAGPSAHPQSLEGLRLPSVPWNVPPDLSPRVVDGIEDGCGSDQPKFSFRVRRSGPECSSSPSPGPENSLLTVPLGPSEVRNTDMLDKLRQAVMELSEQVLQMREGLQSLRQAVQLILAPHGEGPSPRASGEGPCPASASGLLQPLCVDTGTSSYCLQPPAGSVLSGTRPHPRPGPPPLVAPWPWGPPASQSSPWPQATAFWTSTSDSEPPGSGELCPEPSTPGPPPPEEGARTGPPEPMNQAEAASTGEPPPGAGGLALPWEPQSLEMVLIGCHGSGTVQWTQEEGTGV; from the exons ATGCAGCGGGGCTGTGCCTGCTCCTTCCTCTATGGGCCAGACACCAGTGAGCTCGTCCGCCAACAGATCCGCAAGGCCCTGGATGAGCACAAGGAGTTCAAGGCCGAGCTGATCCTGTACCGGAAGAGCG GGCTCCCGTTCTGGTGTCTCCTGGATGTGATACCCATAAAGAATGAGAAAGGGGAGGTGGCCCTCTTCCTGGTCTCTCACAAGGACATCAGTGATACCAAGAACCGAGGGGGCCCCGACAGCTGGAAGGAGACAG GTGGTGGCCGACGCCGATATGGCCGGGCAGGGTCCAAAGGCTTCAATGCCAACCGGCGACGGAGCCGGGCTGTGCTCTACCACCTGTCTGGGCACCTGCAGAAGCAGCCCAAGGGCAAGCACAAGCTCAATAAG GGGGTGTTTGGAGAGAAGCCAAATTTGCCCGAGTACAAAGTCGCTGCCATCCGGAAGTCACCCTTCATCCTGCTGCACTGTGGGGCACTGAGGGCCACTTGGGACGGCTTCATCCTGCTCGCCACCCTCTACGTGGCTGTCACCGTGCCCTACAGCGTGTGCGTGAGCACAGCCCGGGAGCCCAGTGCCGCCCGTGGCCCTCCCAGCGTCTGCGACCTGGCCGTGGAGGTCCTCTTCATTCTTG ACATTGTGCTGAATTTCCGCACCACGTTCGTGTCCAAGTCGGGCCAGGTGGTGTTTGCCCCAAAGTCCATTTGCCTCCACTACGTTAGCACCTGGTTCCTGCTGGATGTCATTGCGGCGCTGCCCTTCGACCTGCTACACGCCTTCAAGGTCAACGTG tACTTCGGGGCGCATCTGCTGAAGACGCTGCGCCTGCTGCGCCTGCTGCGCCTGCTCCCGCGGTTGGACCGCTACTCGCAGTACAGCGCCGTGGTGCTGACCCTGCTCATGGCCGTGTTCGCCCTGCTCGCCCACTGGGTGGCCTGCATCTGGTTCTACATCGGCCAGCGGGAAATCGAGAGCAGCGCCTCCGAGCTGCCTGAGATCG gctggctGCAGGAGCTGGCCCGCCGACTGGAGACCCCCTACTACCTGGTGGGCCGGAGCCCAGCTATAGGGAACAGCTCTGGCCAGAGTGACAactgtagcagcagcagcagcgaggCCAACAGGACGGGGCCCGAGCTCCTGGGCGGCCCCTCACTGCGCAGCGCCTACATCACCTCCCTCTACTTCGCACTCAGCAGCCTCACCAGCGTGGGCTTCGGCAACGTGTCTGCCAACACGGACACGGAGAAGATCTTCTCCATCTGCACCATGCTCATCGGCG ccctgatGCACGCGGTGGTGTTTGGGAACGTGACGGCCATCATCCAGCGCATGTACGCCCGCCGCTTTCTGTACCACAGCCGCACCCGCGACCTGCGCGACTACATCCGCATCCACCGCATCCCCAAGCCCCTCAAGCAGCGCATGCTCGAGTACTTCCAGGCGACCTGGGCGGTGAACAACGGTATCGACACCACCGAG CTGTTGCAGAGCCTCCCGGACGAGCTCCGCGCAGACATTGCCATGCACCTTCACAAGGAGGTCCTGCAGCTGCCCCTGTTTGAGGCGGCGAGCCGCGGCTGCCTGCGGGCGCTGTCCCTGGCCCTGCGGCCCGCCTTTTGCACGCCTGGCGAGTATCTCATCCACCAAGGCGACGCCCTCCAGGCCCTCTACTTCGTCTGCTCCGGCTCCATGGAGGTGCTCAAGGGCGGCACCGTGCTCGCCATCCTAG GGAAGGGCGATCTGATTGGCTGTGAGCTGCCCCGGCGTGAGCAGGTGGTCAAGGCCAACGCCGATGTGAAGGGGCTGACGTACTGCGTCCTGCAGTGTCTGCAGCTGGCTGGCCTGCACGAGAGCCTCGCGCTGTACCCCGAGTTCGCCCCCCGCTTCAGCAGGGGCCTCCGAGGGGAGCTCAGCTACAACCTGGGTGCTGGCGGAGGCCCCGCAGAG GTGGACACCAGCTCCCTGAGCGGCGACAACACCCTCATGTCCACACTGGAGGAGAAGGAGACAGATGGGGAGCAGGGCCCCGCAGCCTCGCCAGCCCCAGCTGATGAGCCCTCCAGCCCCCTGCTGTCCCCCAGCTGCACCTCATCCTCCTCGGCCGCCAAGCTGCTATCACCACGACGACCAGCACCCCGGCACCCGCTGGGTGGCAGAGGGCGGCCGGGCAGGGCAGGAGCTTTGCAGGCTGAGGCCGGCCCCTCTGCTCACCCTCAGAGCTTAGAGGGGCTGCGGCTGCCCTCTGTGCCATGGAATGTACCCCCAGATCTGAGCCCCAG GGTAGTAGATGGCATTGAGGACGGCTGTGGCTCTGACCAGCCCAAGTTCTCTTTCCGGGTGAGGCGGTCTGGCCCAGAATGTAGCAGCAGCCCCTCTCCCGGACCAG AGAACAGCCTGCTCACTGTCCCCCTTGGGCCCAGCGAGGTGAGGAACACAGACATGCTGGACAAGCTTCGGCAGGCG gTGATGGAGCTGTCTGAGCAGGTGCTGCAGATGCGGGAGGGGCTGCAGTCCCTTCGCCAGGCTGTGCAGCTCATCCTGGCACCCCATGGGGAGGGCCCATCCCCTCGGGCGTCAGGAGAGGGGCCCTGCCCGGCCAGCGCCTCTGGGCTCCTGCAGCCTCTGTGTGTGGACACTGGGACGTCCTCCTACTGCCTGCAGCCCCCAGCTGGCTCTGTCTTGAGTGGGACCCGGCCCCACCCTCGTCCAGGGCCCCCTCCCCTCGTGGCACCCTGGCCCTGGGGCCCCCCGGCGTCTCAGAGCTCCCCCTGGCCTCAAGCCACAGCTTTTTGGACCTCCACCTCTGACTCAGAGCCCCCAGGCTCAGGAGAACTCTGCCCCGAGCCCAGCACCCCAGGCCCACCGCCTCCTGAAGAAGGGGCTAGGACTGGGCCCCCGGAGCCCATGAACCAGGCCGAGGCTGCCAGTACCGGAGAGCCGCCGCCAGGGGCAGGGGGCCTGGCCTTGCCCTGGGAACCCCAAAGCCTGGAGATGGTGCTGATTGGCTGCCACGGCTCTGGCACAGTCCAGTGGACCCAGGAAGAAGGCACAGGGGTCTGA
- the KCNH3 gene encoding voltage-gated inwardly rectifying potassium channel KCNH3 isoform X3: MAPLSPCLGRRMGAGLSLSLCPGLPFWCLLDVIPIKNEKGEVALFLVSHKDISDTKNRGGPDSWKETGGGRRRYGRAGSKGFNANRRRSRAVLYHLSGHLQKQPKGKHKLNKGVFGEKPNLPEYKVAAIRKSPFILLHCGALRATWDGFILLATLYVAVTVPYSVCVSTAREPSAARGPPSVCDLAVEVLFILDIVLNFRTTFVSKSGQVVFAPKSICLHYVSTWFLLDVIAALPFDLLHAFKVNVYFGAHLLKTLRLLRLLRLLPRLDRYSQYSAVVLTLLMAVFALLAHWVACIWFYIGQREIESSASELPEIGWLQELARRLETPYYLVGRSPAIGNSSGQSDNCSSSSSEANRTGPELLGGPSLRSAYITSLYFALSSLTSVGFGNVSANTDTEKIFSICTMLIGALMHAVVFGNVTAIIQRMYARRFLYHSRTRDLRDYIRIHRIPKPLKQRMLEYFQATWAVNNGIDTTELLQSLPDELRADIAMHLHKEVLQLPLFEAASRGCLRALSLALRPAFCTPGEYLIHQGDALQALYFVCSGSMEVLKGGTVLAILGKGDLIGCELPRREQVVKANADVKGLTYCVLQCLQLAGLHESLALYPEFAPRFSRGLRGELSYNLGAGGGPAEVDTSSLSGDNTLMSTLEEKETDGEQGPAASPAPADEPSSPLLSPSCTSSSSAAKLLSPRRPAPRHPLGGRGRPGRAGALQAEAGPSAHPQSLEGLRLPSVPWNVPPDLSPRVVDGIEDGCGSDQPKFSFRVRRSGPECSSSPSPGPENSLLTVPLGPSEVRNTDMLDKLRQAVMELSEQVLQMREGLQSLRQAVQLILAPHGEGPSPRASGEGPCPASASGLLQPLCVDTGTSSYCLQPPAGSVLSGTRPHPRPGPPPLVAPWPWGPPASQSSPWPQATAFWTSTSDSEPPGSGELCPEPSTPGPPPPEEGARTGPPEPMNQAEAASTGEPPPGAGGLALPWEPQSLEMVLIGCHGSGTVQWTQEEGTGV; the protein is encoded by the exons ATGGCCCCTCTGTCACCTTGCCTCGGACGGAGAATGGGAGCTGGGCTGAGTCTGTCTTTGTGCCCAGGGCTCCCGTTCTGGTGTCTCCTGGATGTGATACCCATAAAGAATGAGAAAGGGGAGGTGGCCCTCTTCCTGGTCTCTCACAAGGACATCAGTGATACCAAGAACCGAGGGGGCCCCGACAGCTGGAAGGAGACAG GTGGTGGCCGACGCCGATATGGCCGGGCAGGGTCCAAAGGCTTCAATGCCAACCGGCGACGGAGCCGGGCTGTGCTCTACCACCTGTCTGGGCACCTGCAGAAGCAGCCCAAGGGCAAGCACAAGCTCAATAAG GGGGTGTTTGGAGAGAAGCCAAATTTGCCCGAGTACAAAGTCGCTGCCATCCGGAAGTCACCCTTCATCCTGCTGCACTGTGGGGCACTGAGGGCCACTTGGGACGGCTTCATCCTGCTCGCCACCCTCTACGTGGCTGTCACCGTGCCCTACAGCGTGTGCGTGAGCACAGCCCGGGAGCCCAGTGCCGCCCGTGGCCCTCCCAGCGTCTGCGACCTGGCCGTGGAGGTCCTCTTCATTCTTG ACATTGTGCTGAATTTCCGCACCACGTTCGTGTCCAAGTCGGGCCAGGTGGTGTTTGCCCCAAAGTCCATTTGCCTCCACTACGTTAGCACCTGGTTCCTGCTGGATGTCATTGCGGCGCTGCCCTTCGACCTGCTACACGCCTTCAAGGTCAACGTG tACTTCGGGGCGCATCTGCTGAAGACGCTGCGCCTGCTGCGCCTGCTGCGCCTGCTCCCGCGGTTGGACCGCTACTCGCAGTACAGCGCCGTGGTGCTGACCCTGCTCATGGCCGTGTTCGCCCTGCTCGCCCACTGGGTGGCCTGCATCTGGTTCTACATCGGCCAGCGGGAAATCGAGAGCAGCGCCTCCGAGCTGCCTGAGATCG gctggctGCAGGAGCTGGCCCGCCGACTGGAGACCCCCTACTACCTGGTGGGCCGGAGCCCAGCTATAGGGAACAGCTCTGGCCAGAGTGACAactgtagcagcagcagcagcgaggCCAACAGGACGGGGCCCGAGCTCCTGGGCGGCCCCTCACTGCGCAGCGCCTACATCACCTCCCTCTACTTCGCACTCAGCAGCCTCACCAGCGTGGGCTTCGGCAACGTGTCTGCCAACACGGACACGGAGAAGATCTTCTCCATCTGCACCATGCTCATCGGCG ccctgatGCACGCGGTGGTGTTTGGGAACGTGACGGCCATCATCCAGCGCATGTACGCCCGCCGCTTTCTGTACCACAGCCGCACCCGCGACCTGCGCGACTACATCCGCATCCACCGCATCCCCAAGCCCCTCAAGCAGCGCATGCTCGAGTACTTCCAGGCGACCTGGGCGGTGAACAACGGTATCGACACCACCGAG CTGTTGCAGAGCCTCCCGGACGAGCTCCGCGCAGACATTGCCATGCACCTTCACAAGGAGGTCCTGCAGCTGCCCCTGTTTGAGGCGGCGAGCCGCGGCTGCCTGCGGGCGCTGTCCCTGGCCCTGCGGCCCGCCTTTTGCACGCCTGGCGAGTATCTCATCCACCAAGGCGACGCCCTCCAGGCCCTCTACTTCGTCTGCTCCGGCTCCATGGAGGTGCTCAAGGGCGGCACCGTGCTCGCCATCCTAG GGAAGGGCGATCTGATTGGCTGTGAGCTGCCCCGGCGTGAGCAGGTGGTCAAGGCCAACGCCGATGTGAAGGGGCTGACGTACTGCGTCCTGCAGTGTCTGCAGCTGGCTGGCCTGCACGAGAGCCTCGCGCTGTACCCCGAGTTCGCCCCCCGCTTCAGCAGGGGCCTCCGAGGGGAGCTCAGCTACAACCTGGGTGCTGGCGGAGGCCCCGCAGAG GTGGACACCAGCTCCCTGAGCGGCGACAACACCCTCATGTCCACACTGGAGGAGAAGGAGACAGATGGGGAGCAGGGCCCCGCAGCCTCGCCAGCCCCAGCTGATGAGCCCTCCAGCCCCCTGCTGTCCCCCAGCTGCACCTCATCCTCCTCGGCCGCCAAGCTGCTATCACCACGACGACCAGCACCCCGGCACCCGCTGGGTGGCAGAGGGCGGCCGGGCAGGGCAGGAGCTTTGCAGGCTGAGGCCGGCCCCTCTGCTCACCCTCAGAGCTTAGAGGGGCTGCGGCTGCCCTCTGTGCCATGGAATGTACCCCCAGATCTGAGCCCCAG GGTAGTAGATGGCATTGAGGACGGCTGTGGCTCTGACCAGCCCAAGTTCTCTTTCCGGGTGAGGCGGTCTGGCCCAGAATGTAGCAGCAGCCCCTCTCCCGGACCAG AGAACAGCCTGCTCACTGTCCCCCTTGGGCCCAGCGAGGTGAGGAACACAGACATGCTGGACAAGCTTCGGCAGGCG gTGATGGAGCTGTCTGAGCAGGTGCTGCAGATGCGGGAGGGGCTGCAGTCCCTTCGCCAGGCTGTGCAGCTCATCCTGGCACCCCATGGGGAGGGCCCATCCCCTCGGGCGTCAGGAGAGGGGCCCTGCCCGGCCAGCGCCTCTGGGCTCCTGCAGCCTCTGTGTGTGGACACTGGGACGTCCTCCTACTGCCTGCAGCCCCCAGCTGGCTCTGTCTTGAGTGGGACCCGGCCCCACCCTCGTCCAGGGCCCCCTCCCCTCGTGGCACCCTGGCCCTGGGGCCCCCCGGCGTCTCAGAGCTCCCCCTGGCCTCAAGCCACAGCTTTTTGGACCTCCACCTCTGACTCAGAGCCCCCAGGCTCAGGAGAACTCTGCCCCGAGCCCAGCACCCCAGGCCCACCGCCTCCTGAAGAAGGGGCTAGGACTGGGCCCCCGGAGCCCATGAACCAGGCCGAGGCTGCCAGTACCGGAGAGCCGCCGCCAGGGGCAGGGGGCCTGGCCTTGCCCTGGGAACCCCAAAGCCTGGAGATGGTGCTGATTGGCTGCCACGGCTCTGGCACAGTCCAGTGGACCCAGGAAGAAGGCACAGGGGTCTGA